One Rhodothermus bifroesti DNA window includes the following coding sequences:
- a CDS encoding peptidylprolyl isomerase produces the protein MRTLGFVASLFGLLWAGCGLLRSSSTPETVVAIAGTETIDLTRFETQYARTVGDRMAAADDSLEAYRDFLERYINYRLRVQEARARGYNQDSAVVAEVQAYRLDLARNHFLRQEVIEPLLREMYRRMPDMVDISHLFVRIPPDATPEDTLAAYQRIAALVDSIRQGADFNEIAFRHSDDPSAQSPRTAPGGWGHIGWIKMGRMIEPMETYAYNTPVGSISPIFRTRYGYHVLKVHDRKPAPDDVRAAHIMLTVAPSAEDSARARRTLDSLRQLVQNGQADFAELARQHSADWRTKSAGGDLGYLSFAQPMPIAVRDAIFGLRNVGDLSDIVVTPFGLHLFQLTGRRPMPPTYEAAYDTLLNVAEQLGRLEEARTRLAERLRRELNVRLDTTQLFSLLALGPHPDSIANRLARQDWANIDRSRSVARIGDSTLTLHAFVAYANARNLLHRTSRRDTLAEARLLRAADQFLNDQTITYAALKRAQQSPDFQQLMQDFVDGLLAFKFMEEAVWKVAERDTAGLRAYWEAHAAEFTFPERTRLIGFHSASDSLLRIRVYEPLQAGSPVAQLIATLQADTNASIRIDTVYIERPTGSFYDRALSLQAGQATEPFRYWNGTLVLYNDGKEPPRPKTFQEARADVLSAYQKVLEERLNQELRARYGARIFTERLQKAFAAERQTLAATP, from the coding sequence ATGCGTACGCTTGGCTTTGTCGCAAGCCTCTTTGGATTGCTTTGGGCAGGCTGTGGCCTGCTGCGCAGTAGCTCGACGCCAGAGACCGTGGTAGCCATAGCTGGCACAGAAACCATCGACCTAACGCGTTTTGAAACCCAGTATGCGCGCACGGTAGGCGACCGCATGGCCGCTGCAGACGACTCCCTAGAAGCCTATCGGGATTTCCTAGAGCGTTATATCAACTACCGCCTACGCGTACAAGAAGCCCGCGCTCGAGGCTATAACCAGGATTCTGCCGTCGTAGCCGAAGTGCAAGCCTATCGGCTGGACTTAGCCCGTAATCACTTTCTGCGCCAAGAGGTCATTGAACCCTTGCTGCGCGAAATGTACCGGCGCATGCCCGACATGGTGGACATTAGCCACCTTTTCGTACGCATCCCTCCTGACGCTACTCCAGAAGACACCCTGGCCGCTTACCAACGCATTGCAGCCTTGGTCGACTCTATCCGCCAAGGGGCTGACTTTAATGAAATCGCCTTTCGTCACTCTGATGACCCTTCGGCCCAGTCCCCCCGCACCGCTCCAGGAGGCTGGGGTCACATTGGCTGGATCAAGATGGGGCGCATGATTGAACCCATGGAAACCTACGCTTATAACACGCCCGTAGGCAGCATTTCGCCTATTTTCCGGACGCGTTACGGCTACCACGTGCTCAAAGTGCACGATCGCAAACCTGCGCCCGACGACGTGCGTGCTGCGCACATTATGCTTACGGTCGCCCCTTCGGCCGAAGACTCGGCCCGTGCGCGACGCACGCTTGACAGCTTACGTCAGCTGGTGCAAAACGGACAGGCCGACTTTGCCGAACTGGCCCGCCAGCACTCTGCCGACTGGCGTACCAAAAGCGCTGGTGGCGACCTAGGCTACTTGAGTTTTGCTCAACCCATGCCCATTGCCGTGCGTGACGCCATCTTTGGGCTCCGCAACGTAGGCGACCTCTCCGATATCGTGGTTACGCCCTTTGGGTTACACCTCTTTCAGCTTACCGGCCGCAGGCCCATGCCTCCTACCTACGAAGCTGCGTACGACACGCTACTCAACGTTGCCGAACAGCTCGGTCGGCTGGAAGAAGCCCGCACGCGCCTGGCCGAACGCCTACGGCGGGAGTTGAACGTGCGGCTCGATACCACCCAGCTTTTCTCGCTACTTGCACTGGGTCCTCACCCCGATTCTATAGCAAACCGACTGGCCCGGCAGGACTGGGCAAACATTGACCGCTCCCGTTCCGTGGCCCGCATAGGCGACTCAACGTTAACATTGCATGCCTTTGTCGCATACGCCAATGCGCGTAACCTGCTGCACCGCACCTCGCGCCGCGATACCCTGGCCGAAGCGCGCCTATTGCGCGCAGCCGACCAGTTTTTAAACGATCAAACCATTACCTACGCGGCCCTTAAGCGCGCCCAGCAAAGCCCAGACTTCCAACAACTCATGCAAGACTTTGTCGATGGCCTCTTGGCCTTTAAGTTTATGGAGGAGGCTGTCTGGAAAGTAGCTGAACGCGATACAGCAGGCCTGCGTGCCTATTGGGAAGCCCATGCCGCAGAATTTACCTTCCCAGAGCGCACACGCCTGATTGGATTTCACAGTGCCAGCGATTCGCTCCTAAGGATCCGCGTCTACGAACCGCTTCAGGCTGGAAGCCCAGTGGCACAGCTGATTGCCACGCTGCAAGCCGACACCAACGCCAGTATCCGTATCGATACGGTTTACATCGAGCGTCCCACCGGCTCGTTTTACGACCGGGCCTTATCGCTCCAGGCCGGACAGGCAACCGAACCATTCCGTTACTGGAACGGTACCCTGGTGCTCTATAACGACGGTAAAGAACCACCGCGGCCCAAAACCTTCCAAGAAGCACGGGCTGATGTATTAAGCGCTTACCAAAAGGTGCTGGAAGAGCGCCTAAACCAAGAGCTGCGGGCGCGCTACGGGGCACGCATCTTTACAGAACGGCTTCAAAAAGCTTTTGCCGCTGAACGTCAAACCCTGGCAGCTACGCCTTAG
- a CDS encoding peptidyl-prolyl cis-trans isomerase, giving the protein MRPHIMLCIGLLGAAACQKAAPPPDVVARVGNAYLTRADVARAIALLPVQMDSTEASQQVIEQWITNQLLYQEALQRGLREDPNVRRLLEENERSVLINALLEQLYQEEERSPENQLSPAEVQAYYERNREQLRLQEPYVRLRYLHTPNAEAAQTVHRALAQATPSEIDSLWQALVERYAQNPDEAQLLARRYLPESRLFTAAVLSPLREVLARLRNGELAPVIQINGHYHVLQLAERLPTGTIPELSWMYEEVARLAQIQSRKQIYARLVQRLRNEAQVRGELERYP; this is encoded by the coding sequence ATGAGGCCACATATCATGCTCTGCATAGGGCTCCTTGGGGCAGCCGCCTGCCAAAAGGCTGCCCCACCGCCGGATGTGGTTGCCCGCGTAGGAAATGCATACCTGACACGGGCCGACGTGGCACGCGCGATCGCATTACTCCCTGTGCAAATGGACTCCACCGAGGCCAGCCAACAGGTTATTGAGCAGTGGATTACCAACCAACTTCTGTATCAGGAAGCGCTGCAACGCGGCTTACGCGAGGACCCCAACGTCCGTCGCCTGCTCGAAGAAAACGAGCGCTCGGTGCTGATCAACGCCCTGCTGGAACAACTTTACCAAGAAGAAGAGCGCTCGCCTGAAAATCAGCTTTCACCGGCTGAGGTGCAGGCTTACTACGAGCGTAACCGCGAGCAATTGCGGCTTCAAGAGCCTTACGTGCGCTTACGCTACCTGCACACCCCAAATGCAGAAGCTGCCCAAACTGTTCACCGCGCACTGGCGCAGGCTACCCCTAGCGAGATCGACTCGCTTTGGCAAGCGCTTGTTGAGCGCTACGCCCAAAATCCTGATGAAGCCCAGCTGCTGGCCAGGCGATATCTGCCCGAATCTCGTCTTTTTACAGCCGCTGTGCTGAGTCCTTTACGGGAGGTCTTAGCACGCCTGCGCAACGGCGAGCTGGCTCCAGTGATCCAGATCAATGGCCACTATCATGTCTTGCAGCTTGCTGAACGCTTACCGACCGGCACCATACCCGAACTGTCGTGGATGTATGAAGAAGTTGCCCGGCTGGCCCAAATTCAATCTAGGAAACAGATCTATGCCCGCCTGGTTCAACGGCTGCGTAACGAAGCCCAAGTGCGCGGCGAGCTGGAACGGTACCCGTAG
- a CDS encoding peptidylprolyl isomerase, which translates to MHWMLLLLLLCVPAAQAQSLTNDAVLDEIVAVVGDKLILRSEVDGLLLSFLQQQQQPYSDELWLEALNQLIDQKVLAEHARRDTTIQVSDDRVNQALEERLNQLMQQVGGQARLEALYGKTLTQLKAELREDFREQMLAETFRNRKLQQIHITPSEVRAWFAQFPADSLPTLPDLVRLSHIVRYPRPSEAARQEAFEIATAIRDSIISGRSSLEAMARRFSEDPGSASAGGHIPDTRLGDLVPEFAAVASRIPIGEISQPFETPFGVHILRVNRRQGDVIDFHHILIRIDDSQADPAPVLAYLKAVRDSILTYNLPFGLMARRHSEEASTGPQGGRVVDPRTGERDLVRSALDPTWQRTIDTLQVGEISHPAEAVLLDGRRAYHIVRLDAFIPAHRVGLETDYARIEQLALQDKRNRVMRQWLNELRRSVVIWLHGKAKTLAERYPHKILIPTLAQR; encoded by the coding sequence ATGCATTGGATGCTGCTACTCCTGCTGCTGTGCGTGCCTGCGGCCCAAGCCCAGTCGCTTACCAATGACGCTGTGTTGGATGAGATTGTAGCCGTTGTAGGCGATAAGCTCATCTTGCGCTCTGAAGTTGATGGGCTCCTGCTTAGCTTTCTGCAGCAGCAACAGCAACCCTACTCCGATGAACTCTGGCTGGAAGCGCTCAATCAGCTCATCGACCAAAAAGTGCTGGCTGAACATGCCCGGCGCGACACAACCATTCAGGTTTCCGACGACCGGGTAAATCAAGCCCTAGAGGAACGACTCAACCAGTTGATGCAACAGGTTGGCGGCCAGGCCCGCTTAGAGGCACTCTATGGTAAAACCCTAACGCAGCTTAAAGCAGAACTGCGCGAGGACTTTCGCGAGCAAATGCTGGCCGAAACCTTTCGCAACCGAAAGCTGCAGCAAATCCACATTACTCCCTCAGAGGTGCGTGCTTGGTTTGCCCAGTTTCCAGCCGACTCGCTTCCTACCCTTCCTGACTTGGTGCGACTTAGCCATATTGTACGCTATCCGCGTCCTTCCGAAGCTGCCCGCCAAGAAGCCTTTGAAATTGCCACTGCTATACGAGACTCCATCATCAGCGGCCGCTCTAGTCTTGAAGCGATGGCCCGGCGTTTCTCTGAAGACCCTGGCTCAGCCAGCGCTGGCGGCCACATTCCCGACACCCGCCTGGGGGACCTGGTACCAGAATTTGCCGCTGTCGCATCCCGCATCCCTATTGGAGAAATCTCTCAGCCGTTTGAAACACCTTTTGGCGTCCATATCCTGCGCGTCAACCGCCGCCAGGGGGATGTGATCGACTTTCACCATATTCTGATTCGTATTGACGATAGCCAGGCTGATCCTGCGCCGGTACTTGCCTACCTGAAAGCTGTGCGCGATTCCATTCTCACCTATAATCTGCCGTTTGGCCTAATGGCTCGCCGCCATTCAGAAGAGGCCAGTACTGGACCGCAAGGCGGCCGCGTGGTTGATCCACGCACCGGGGAACGCGACCTCGTGCGCAGCGCACTAGACCCTACCTGGCAACGCACCATCGATACACTTCAGGTGGGAGAAATCAGCCACCCTGCAGAGGCGGTACTGCTCGACGGCCGCCGCGCTTACCACATCGTACGCCTAGATGCATTCATCCCTGCTCATCGCGTCGGCCTGGAGACCGACTATGCCCGCATTGAACAACTCGCGCTGCAGGACAAACGCAATCGTGTAATGCGCCAATGGCTAAACGAACTCCGACGATCGGTCGTTATCTGGCTCCACGGCAAAGCCAAAACGTTGGCTGAGCGCTATCCCCATAAAATCCTGATTCCTACCTTAGCTCAACGGTAA